The DNA sequence TTCACGCTCACCATCATCATGGTCAGTATCACGAGGAGGTCCCCAGCTTTCTTCCCGagctttctctcgctctctccatcCACCTACAAAAGGTTACAGAGTAATcggataacaaacaaaaaaaaaagacatgcaaatgagtatcatttaaaaaaaaaaaaaaacaactgaactAACTACAGTTAacaaaaaactacatttcattaattaaatacaatataaaggggtcattaaataaataaataaaggcccACTTATATCAGTAAGTGGTCTTTTTCCCCTCTCTTACTTAGGTTTCCACTAATCCTTCCTCTGACCTccagaataatgttttttttttttttgctataccTTTCAAACCAATGCTGAGCTTAATAACAAGCTGTGGGTTTAAACTGTCCCATGCTTCCATTAAAGATGATTGCATCGTGACAGGAAAATTTGATTCCTtgtgatatgacccctttaacacacATATTTGGGAGCATGCCCTCAGCGAGAAAAAGAGAAACGTAGCTACCATCGGAGATCACACCTGGTCTCCCAAGAGGTTTCCAGGGTCTAGGGTCATCTCCACGACGTGGTCCAGAGTCATCCATACCCCTGCGGCCTCCCCTCTCATCATCCCCTCCTCTTCTGGGGCCCCAGTCATCATCTGCCCCACGTCGGGGCCCTCTGGGTTCATCCATGTTTCTACGGGGCCCACGCTCATCATCAAAGACTCTTCTTGGGCCACGGTCATCATCACCTCGTCTGGGGCCTCGGTCATCATCCATTCCACGCCTTGGTCCACGGTCATCATCACCTCTTCGGTGACCTCGGTCATCGTCAAAGACCCTCCTGGGACCACGGTCATCATCAAAGCCCCGTTTGGGCAGACGGTCATCGTCAACTCCTCGGCGCGGACCTCGTTCCTCATCAAAGCCACGGCGGAGTCCTTTGTCATCTGAACCACCACCACGACGAGAGCTTTCTCCTCCTCTTCGGAAGGGCACTTCACGGTCATGGTCTTCCCGATCATTGTCTTCACGGCCTTCATTCCCCTCTTGACGCCAAACActgggagaattttttttttttttaattaaaatcaattcTCTTCATTCGTTTTTAACCTTTTTCCTTGAGCATCAGGTTATCAATTAATGTGGAAACTCACCGGTCAGCAACAGGACGTCGCCATTCTGATTCACCCTCACCACGCTTCCTCCagccgcctccttcttcccgttcACCCCAGTCCTGCAAAGAAAAAGATTCAAATTTAAACCAAGAAATAACTACAATCCATTGCTTATCTTGTTAAAAACAGAAgtatacagcatttatttttttcaaaaaaattaatactcttcaccaagggtgcattagtctcagcctcagacgtcacgcccacggaccgttggctaaatgtctaatgcatatgggacacaaaagtggaaacacttcaggaatgTCAAAGTCATTATCAGATTGGTTGAACTCTACAGGATTTCCCAGAGACGTTTGTGacgcgttctttaacgttccacctggaaacGAAGATACCGTGGCGaaaaaccccctcacgaaagaagcaTTGCGATTACAACTGTGACGAACAGCGCTtgtcaggatcaactaaacgttGGGTTTTCTAAGTATGTGAAAGATATAAAGTTTGCgacatagaatctttaaaatacgtccgagagttttacacactggtctgttcAACCTGAAGGACTATGAAAGACTAAGggtgcattaaataaaaataaataaagatttctatttcaaacaaatgctgttcttttaaactttttattcaatgGTACTGATAGTGTATAACACATTTGACACAGGATTCTTATGAGTTACCTTGGTGGGTTTTTCTTCTGGTGCCTTCCTTTCCTCTTCCTTGCGGCGTTCACGCTCCTCAATTTCCTGTTGCCGGGCACGCTGCTTTCGCTCCTGTTCCTCCAGCTTACGCAGGCGCTCCTGGTATTCGCGTTCTTCCTCTTCTCTCTGCTCCTGTTCCAAGCGTTCCCGCTCTTCCCGCTCTAAAACACAAAATCAAAGataaaatcaaaaatgaaaagagGAGAGCAAAAGTTAATACATCAAAtaagatattaacatttttaaaaagtattgttTAATGTTTCAACCGTTAACTGAGGTTGATGAACAGCAAATAAGTACCTTTTTTGAGCTGTTCCTCATGGATTCTCTGAGCTTCCTCTTCTTTCTGGAGATAGAAGGCCTTTCGCCGGTCCTCCTTGCGCTGCTTCTTTCGCTCCTCAAGACGCTTCTTCCTCTCCTCAACCATACGTTCTTGGAACTGCTTGAGTTTTTCCTGGGTACAGGAGAAATGATCAAATCTTAGCTACCTTGAGCATCAACATTTTAACCGTCAAAGACTTTATGCTACTACTAAAACATCTTATACAATGTTTATACTAACTACTGAAAGCAAATTTATGATCTGTAAAACATTAAcggaataaattacacttgaaaTTGTTTACCTCATAAATGAAGCTTCGAGCAGCTTTAATTTTAGACAGGAAGTTCTCCTTGTCCTCCATCATCCTTGACATTCTCTGTTTGTGCTCCAGCGCCTTCTCACGCTCCATCTTCATATTGCTGATCTGAGCAACAGACAGGCACAATAACCTTTAGCTTCAATTACAATAAACATGGCACGATTATATTTTTCAACATGTCCTCATTTGGGTGATCCTTATAAATGACTGAATCAAACTATAACCAGACAATGGCCAAGTAGTGCCGAAAGAAAGATTTCAAACtacagttaaagtgaaagtatgTTTAAGTAAATTGGGGGggattgagactttttttttttttttttttagcaaaaaaatgtaaacatggacCAGATTCTGAAAAGTGCAAAAAGCAGTATGTGATTATTACCCTCTCTTCCTCCTGCAGCTCCCATAACTCCATGTCTTTGATGCGCTGCTCCTCATAGGCTTTCTTGATCAGAGGAATCTCCTCAAGGCGCTTGGCTCTCTCAAAGTAGTCGATCTGGAATATGCATATCAGCATCACTTCAGTGTAATATTCAGATATCATCTACTCAGCTGCAAAGAATTAACTAATCCttttactttcaaaatatttacCAACATATTTACAATACTAAAAtactacataaatatttaatggaaGCTATACCTTCTTTTCCTGGTTTTTCAGACGCTCCTGAAgctctttcttctctttttctaGTTGTTCTACCTGTTTGGCCATGATGAAGTCAGGGTCCAGCTCTTCCAGATCCTACAACataaaattaacaattaaataaaaaataaagttttccaCTGATAACACAGTCGACATATAAAAATCAAACAGTCTGGCGTGTTCTAAACGCCCACTTCCCTGACAAATTGAGTACCTCAATATCAATGTCTTTAAAGGCCTTGGCTCCCAGCTCAGTCTTCTTGATCTGCTCCAGTCTCTCACGCACGGTCTTCTTTTTGATTTGCTCGTGTTCTTGCATGATGCGCTCCTTTTCTCGCTCTTTGGCCTCCTGTCTAAGACGCTCTTCCTCGGCCTTGCGCACTTTCTGCAGCTCTGCCTCGCGTTGCTCCAGCTCCTCTTTCTCCCTCTGGATGTTGAGGCTCTCCAGACGCTCTTTTCGTTCCTCAATCGTTTGACGGCGAGCAAGGATGCGCAGATGCTCTTTGCGGGCATTCTTCAGGTAGGATGTGATGGCCTGCTGACTCTGTTCCTCGTGTTCTTGCTGTGGGCAAAATTAGAGCTGATGAGGAAACTGAAATATAGCACTAACCAGCAGAGAGATAATCGATTAAACTTAGCAGTAGTCTTACCATTAGGGAGGCAGGTTTGATGACCTGGATGGCTTTGGCCAAGGAGGATGACATGGCAGTGAGTTGATTGCGTATCTGTTCAGAGGGCATGTTCTGTAGGAATGGGCCTACTGGAGAATCCTCTTTGGTAGAATAGTTCAGATCGGAGCCAAAACTCAGTGTACGAGATGTATGATCAATGCGTACCTTTTGGTAAATACACAAATTTTAAGTCACTACAATAATCTGGACAATCGGGAGAGTCTCCTTGACCACATTGATTCAGGGGGCTTTCAAAATGGCAATTTAGTTCAAAACAGAGCAAGGTTCACATGAAAAATTGTTAATGAGAACGTGGTCCCGAGACTGCCTGAAGGAGGTGGTCGGAGTTCGGTTGCACTCGGCCTCTTGCGTGGTTCACATGAATATGAAAACATCACAGACTCAGGTTTGCACTTGTTCAGGGAGTAAAGTAACCTGCACATGTGTTTTTGCAGATTACAATATATTATCGTCAATAAAACACAAGAGTGAGCCTGCAGTATATTCGATGTAGCAAATGCAACCAGGAACAATCGCACCAGGGCTCGAACCGCAGCAAACGTGCCCATTGTAAAAGCCCCCTTAGAGATTGTGTGGGGAAgataaacagtatttttttttggcCATACCTGTAGGTCACAGTGCCGTGCTGCATCAACAATTGAGCGCTCCAGCTGGAAAGCATCGACGAATGGTACCAGAGATGCTAACCTGCTGAACTCAATGCTCTGGTAGATCTGAGCCACCTGGAATATTAAAACCAAGAAGACAAGATTTTAAGATCTGCAGAAGAATGGAGCATGCACAGATTCTCCAAGTAATTATTAAAAGTTTGGGGGAAGATGATCAAATCCACCTGTTGTAGCAGTCTGAGGATGGTGTTGTTCTGCAAGTGAGGAACGTAATGCTGCAGGTCAGATTCTTTCTCAACCTGGTCCCTCACCCAGTTCAGCACCTAAAGCAGCAGCAAGAACACATACACTACATGAATATATCTTTAGTATTTGTTGACATCAAGAACACTataacactgaagactgctgtGCCAAAATGGTCTAACAAATGAACCACTCTTCTTAACATTTAAGTTTATGAAAGTCAATAGTTAATAGAGTTTTAATGTTTAGCATGagcaaatgtttgttttattttaccgTGGATATGTACATGATTCTTATAagctcagaaaaagaaaaaaaacactgactggAATAGACATTAGTCACATGATATAATTCTAATGTGGCAAATAAATCAAGTGTCACTCACCTTAGTCACTCTTCCACAAAGTTTTAGAGGGTGGAAGTCCACCTCCAACCAGTTGTAGAGCTCTTTAACTTCAGGAACAACATACTGAAGCAGGTTGAATCTCACCTATGACAAAAGTAATGCGCAAAaaggttctcaaactttttttaataaaccataaATTTAAGGGATTACAAAAATTAATGGACAGAAAATATATTACCATGTCATTTATGAGACTCTGGCGAGTGGGTGGAGACTGAAGGCCAAGCAAAGTAGCCAGTCTGCGGTGTTTCTCTACAATGATGCCATCCATGTCCAACAGACGAGCGATATCGGTGCGCTCAGGGGTGATGGGAATAGACAAAGTGGCCAAAAGCACTCGAGTGGACattctgaattaaataaaacacacagcaaTTGATACTTCGAAGCAAGTCTCAATCAACTAATAAATAATCAAGCAAAACTTTCTGATTTCAAGAAATGGATACGTACAGTAAAATTGCAGCAAAAttataacacaaaaaaaaaaaaaaaaaaaaagacaccttgTTCAAGCTGATGATTGCTCTTATTTAATGCTCACCTCTGCATCTCATCTGGGGTAAGGTTCTTGCGCATTTCCCGGGAGAGGTGATAAAGTCGGTGTAGGGTGCAGGCATGGAATAAGGCATTGCCAGACTTCCAGAATACAGTGGACACCTTATTGTAGTAATTGGCCATAAGCTGGGGTTTAGGGGGCTTCTTTGAGAGGGCAAACAATCCATGGATGTCTTCAACTGCTTTGAATGCTTCCTGTGTTGATTACAAAGAACGTAAGCAACCGGTATAACCAGTAAGTCATTAAAGCTTGTGCAACTAAGAAGAACCAATAAGTGTATAGTGCAAAAAGGCaggatgtaattttttttcctcacaaatgAAACCCATCCCATCTATCTTTTTCAGTTATCAATAGTTTTGTTTTGTGAATGTAAAGCAATCTCCTTTGCACTGTACAAAGTTTGACAGCAGCAGCATAAATGAAGACCGTACTGaactgaatatatttatattacgttataaacaataatatagtCTTTTGTACATTGGTGCCTAGCAGTGGTAGGTGAGTTACTTTCAAaaattaattactattactaattatgtcatcaatattgtatttaaattacttaTTACTCTGTCTGAAAAGTAACAGATACTCAATAAGTAActtaattattcaaatcaaatcgCTAATTAGGCTACATCTTAAAACCCCTATAAACCTTAGAAGTAATTAAACTATTATATACAACATATCTGAATAACAAAAACACTTCAGAAAAGTTAAACAAttcatttcagtttggcaagatgttTAGGAAAAGTCCAAGTAGTAAAATCCATACAagtttatgtaaaaataacacaAGGGTGTTTGCGTGCATGTGACTGAATATAATTAGCTCAGATACAGAAGACCATACCTCGCTTTAGTTTCATACAGTAGGAAGTACACACACCTGCCACAGCTCCATGCTAATAGCGCTGTCCAGCTGGACCAGACGTGTCTCGAGATGCATGGACTGGCTCTCAGGATTGTTCAGGTTAATAGCAGTGCTCTGGTTGTGATGTCGTTGGATCTGTCCCAGGTGCATTCGCAGGTTGTCACACAGCTTACGGAACTCTGCTTTACGGGTGTACTGCAGGCAAAACTTAAACGCTGAAGAAGAAACATTTGTGTTATAAATTTGCGCACAGAAGAATATACATGTTAGGTATCATATAACACGATTACCATATATAATACAATGCCGTACTAATTCTACAGGTCCATGTTCCATAATTCTACACATAAACCATTATCTGTACCATATGCTAAAACTCCCAAGCGCAAATGTTTTTGTGTTAGATGGGCTTTACACTAACCTTGCTGAGCAATGTCATGGTAAAGGCGCTCCACTTTGGAGTTATTCCTTAGCAGGTCCAGGCACTGGCGGTACGACTCCCACAGGAACTTGACCCAAGGTGTAAGCAGAAGTCTGTCAGTGCGGTCTTGAGTGTCTTCACCACTGACGGCACTCAACAGAACActgaaaaacataagaaaaaataaaaacaacaacagtcagCGCTTCAGATAATCTTTTACAGAACACAATCACATTGATAGAACCATTCCCTTCAAACGAAGACTGAACATGTTTTGTCTGCATTTAGTGTAATGTAGTGAAAttctgaaattatatataaattgcactaataataaaaagataaaaaaatagcaATTTACTATAGACACATCAGTAGGAAAGAACTGTTAGAGCCTTTAGGATCCTGTACCTTTCTGGGGTCTGAATGTTGTCCAGATCCTCAATGTCCAGCACCATCTGCTGAGACTCCTCTTTCGCTGTCTCAGTCTTCTCTTCTGCAAGTTTCAGGTAAGCACGGACCACATCCTCCAGAGATTTGATATTCACCTGaagcacaagcagaggagcagtcAGTCATTTGGACTGAAGGACAGAACTTACAATTGACTAGTCGTTATTTCGCCTGTACAGAAAATAGATGTAAACTTTACAACAAAAAATGACTGCAAAAGCACTATGACACAAATTACTATACTTTAAAGTCATAATGAAACAGAAGcagcaaaatattttttcatattgtgaCGTTCACTTGAATGTAAtggattattgaaaaataatttaaaaaataggtTGTGTTCTATTCATTAGTTTTTGATTAGACTTTGAGCCAGAAGAACACAAATTTTAAGTGGATTAAAAGTTTAGAGAAGTCCTGCAAaaatcaccagagagaagtctgttgttttatgacattttgattaaacacTAAAGCAAAAacattggacattttttttttttaattacctaaTCACAAGCATATTTATTAGATCTATAACGTGCATTTAGGATATAGATGATTTTCATGCAAGACTCTACAATACATGTTCTATTTTTTGCtcaagtatataataattatggtATCAAAcctgttgacagatgttcttgtactGATACAGTCCCTCCTTTGCCAAGTGGCTCTTGCGCAGGTCCACACAGAGCTCGAGGTATTTGAACATGATCGGCTCGTGTATCTTCTGCCATGTTCGGTGTTTTTTGCTCTTGATGACATCGTAGAGCACATCCAAAGCTGGCTGCTTTTTACCAACTTCAAGAAactctgggggaaaaaaacaatacGGTCATGACCAGCACACTCTTTGAGAATGTGTTGATTTATTACATGATATAAAGCATCCAGATGGGCCTGAATCACTGAAAAATGTTTCATGATCTTCCTTAAGTATTTACGAATCATACAGCCCTCAAATACCACTTTCAACACAAATAGGTTATTTACGGCTGACTATGATATCGAATAAGCAAGACTGTTACAGCTTTAAGGATTTTTTCAGTGTATACTGATAGTCGTCACTGCTAAGCTAGCGGAATGGAAAAGCTTGCTAACACACATGGTAGCATTAACAAAAACGCTCTCTGTCTTTATTTTATCAGTAAGTGTGCAAAATATCTATACTTAATAAACTTGTCCTTTCTCGGAGTACGGTAAGTAGATGAATAATATATGACACAGTAATAAATGAGATTTAATATGCTGCATCATACGTGACACACGGGCCTAGCAACTGTGACATCCGGCCTGCTAGGAATATGGCTACTCCAGCACGCGCCATATCGAGCTAACGGCTAATTCACGACTACAGCTCCAGAGACGGCCGCCGACAATATTCACTCACCGTTTGCACGCTTAAGAGCGTTCTCCGGTCTCTGGAAATAAGCTGGCATTGTTATGGCTTGCTAGCAGGCAGTTTTCAGATAGTCGAGGCTATTTTATTGACTCTGCCTGTCCATCCGCGCCGTGACTCCTAGCCGCGCAAGCAAGAAAGGACTAGCGCACGCACGTGAACTGCGACGGAGACGAGAGTTCCCGTATGTGCGCGTACACGCTTCCTCCCCGCTGTCTGCAGTTCAGATGACAGACATGATACTTAAATATAGTTTGCAATAAAATCACAAGTTATGAAATTTTTCCCAAGACGAGTCTTTATTGCTATTTGACactgtttctttttcttccctttttttttttttttaaatattacacattttataaGGGGGCATTGTTATGGCTGACCTTAATATTTGACCTTTCAGTATTTTTCTCAGAAATTATCAATAGGATACACAGAGCCCTAAcccttaaaaaaatactatatattgtaATCATTAGTAATTCATGAAAATTAATCTGTGTACTATTATTACAATCTAAGCATTTGTATTTGTACATATATTCTAGTTTCCCTTTCGAAGAGTCTTGCCTATGAGGTAAACTTGTGTTTACTCTAAATACTGGATCCTGATTTCTTCACATTCATGTAGCTGCCTGCACAAACAAATGGTGCTTCACCCCGCCAAAAGGAGAGGGGCCAACTGCTATAAGTCAGCTTTCAGCACCATTTCATCAGACTTTTTCTCCTTCGGTGCAAAGATAATTTCCTAAATGGACTCTGAAGCCGAAGCAAGAAGCTTGAAGCCTCCTTGCGTAGAAAAGCCGCAGCAGCAAAAGAACGTCAACTACCAACAAGTGCTTCCCCTGTGGCCATACCATCTGATGACAATAAGAGCAAATTTCATGCAGCATTGTTGCAAATGTTGCATCACATGTGTGGCTCATGCAGGGAACCCTGCTTGACTCAGATGGGCACGGTGAGAGTGTGGCTTGCCTGGGTAGCCCTCACAGGGACAGAGTGCTCTCACTGCGAGAGAATGAGTCTCGCCTTGCTTCACTTGCAGATCACCATCTTTCATGAAGGTGGTCCTCCCTCAGTCTGCTCTCCCAATTAAATGGCCCTTTTCTTACTGGTGTGCATGGAATGAGGACCTATCTTATTGTAATGTGTCATCCGTGTTAACCTTCCTGTAAAAGTTGATGACTTGCTGAAAAACACACCTTCCATGCTCAATGTATATTTGGCAGCCTGTCAGTCTGCAAGAATTACGTTTTTGTGGGGAGCCGGGGGTTTAATCTGCCTCGTTCACATACTGTGACGACCTGGGACTTATCCTTAGTCATTACCCTTTTGGTTCTTCCCAGTTCAGAGGATGAGCAGGGTCCCAATCCACTCTACCTGTTCTGGGCTCTTGGAGTGTATGTGGAGTGCTCTTGCCTGTTTCATATGTTTCGGACGTCCCTCTAAAGGACTACTGGTTACAAAGCAGAGGCTATCTCATTGCATAATGGACACTATAGCCCTTGCTTTTGCCTAGAATGTCCCATAGGAGTAAAGGCCCACTCAAATAGTGGAATGGCCTCTTCCTGGGCTTGGTCCAGTGGGATTTCTGTTATTGCCATAAACCTTCACcggattttataatttatattatcctGCCCTTTGGCATGGATTTTGTCTGTGTAAATTACCTAATCACGTCTATG is a window from the Carassius gibelio isolate Cgi1373 ecotype wild population from Czech Republic chromosome A13, carGib1.2-hapl.c, whole genome shotgun sequence genome containing:
- the LOC128026302 gene encoding eukaryotic translation initiation factor 3 subunit A isoform X2; the protein is MPAYFQRPENALKRANEFLEVGKKQPALDVLYDVIKSKKHRTWQKIHEPIMFKYLELCVDLRKSHLAKEGLYQYKNICQQVNIKSLEDVVRAYLKLAEEKTETAKEESQQMVLDIEDLDNIQTPESVLLSAVSGEDTQDRTDRLLLTPWVKFLWESYRQCLDLLRNNSKVERLYHDIAQQAFKFCLQYTRKAEFRKLCDNLRMHLGQIQRHHNQSTAINLNNPESQSMHLETRLVQLDSAISMELWQEAFKAVEDIHGLFALSKKPPKPQLMANYYNKVSTVFWKSGNALFHACTLHRLYHLSREMRKNLTPDEMQRMSTRVLLATLSIPITPERTDIARLLDMDGIIVEKHRRLATLLGLQSPPTRQSLINDMVRFNLLQYVVPEVKELYNWLEVDFHPLKLCGRVTKVLNWVRDQVEKESDLQHYVPHLQNNTILRLLQQVAQIYQSIEFSRLASLVPFVDAFQLERSIVDAARHCDLQVRIDHTSRTLSFGSDLNYSTKEDSPVGPFLQNMPSEQIRNQLTAMSSSLAKAIQVIKPASLMQEHEEQSQQAITSYLKNARKEHLRILARRQTIEERKERLESLNIQREKEELEQREAELQKVRKAEEERLRQEAKEREKERIMQEHEQIKKKTVRERLEQIKKTELGAKAFKDIDIEDLEELDPDFIMAKQVEQLEKEKKELQERLKNQEKKIDYFERAKRLEEIPLIKKAYEEQRIKDMELWELQEEERISNMKMEREKALEHKQRMSRMMEDKENFLSKIKAARSFIYEEKLKQFQERMVEERKKRLEERKKQRKEDRRKAFYLQKEEEAQRIHEEQLKKEREERERLEQEQREEEEREYQERLRKLEEQERKQRARQQEIEERERRKEEERKAPEEKPTKTFSQRSVGVTSEAETNAPLDWGEREEGGGWRKRGEGESEWRRPVADRVWRQEGNEGREDNDREDHDREVPFRRGGESSRRGGGSDDKGLRRGFDEERGPRRGVDDDRLPKRGFDDDRGPRRVFDDDRGHRRGDDDRGPRRGMDDDRGPRRGDDDRGPRRVFDDERGPRRNMDEPRGPRRGADDDWGPRRGGDDERGGRRGMDDSGPRRGDDPRPWKPLGRPGGWREREKAREESWGPPRDTDHDDGEREGDDRHEGDRFRDRRPPREEGGGWRRGGGEEQSSWRDSRREEFDRGERRDVRDRRDDRDREPRAPQRELDEGGSWRRGGDERKDEREAPPRPRERDRDGGEKSTWRSDKDKENLRRIKNETDDDGWTTVRR